In Bicyclus anynana chromosome 22, ilBicAnyn1.1, whole genome shotgun sequence, the following proteins share a genomic window:
- the LOC112054059 gene encoding FK506-binding protein 5 isoform X2, giving the protein MNPPSALYGAMNKERKPFTYTPGGLDLTEIKSERMAQRLMRNAMNQGLPETQIQTVQSPPVQFNHSAIPNFNCLPVQVFPTFALPANPKSLLRSRSNPDPPKELPINKTPAPSLFISDNKDRDQDKVVNKPSLLSLNNNGSVSTNDSKCISNTSSLFQPASYIPDSRAEITLPEKSFDAEYFILEPHGNIKLTGNEINKIEDNYKPVSNIFGDTAFNIEKDPEPLASPASQERTANDTEQKVKVIKKQTKTSENEAEQNGDTEAAIVVKLPSKKSSAKTETKVEVLKKILPDGSIEEVKTTTTKTTIDGKTEIKKETETRILPKEEDNDTVEIEEEEEEENEDVVIEENEVEQNDDEELESNTNVNSKDESKEEMQNELEIKENGHIISGEEKVEISTTKKVVITQSTDQESEKEQEEEEEEEEEEEIQDGDVEVEQVIVLKKVNESKLDKNDQNDSDDVEEINVDKEIEGAEEEEEEVIEEENVEEEQESATQEIKKDAQDADEDKEVEVEKAEAEEVEAEEVEAEEVEAEEVEGEEIETEEIDAENEPNEVEVEKQEEDKDLPQENNTTTISSKENDKLDQEEAENEEGEKQDKNEEENVDLSTTAPIQEESLPDNQNTTVSKDDSPKQEPKDEQERLVKITLEQKEPKVSFREPSVPLEKVEDVEIKPIGPAQEIIKKCHTEIITTTKDEPTGALSTQTNYNRIENIVTVNRTTKTLDHSYEPELNIPAAVKPFYVPPNDRILSTPQPISRPYQPVYTPEPQTERRHSLLLDRLSIERQIPIQQSDIYQNNYQYSNQNYEQNQWSQEPQSEVLTVSNVKPSTITKNQQWYQQSKREENITSNIVTPTPIMPSQLSQPQTQPQVQTQPQYQNYVQPQYTPKPEPQPTYTDFSKQNSFKSTNLQQNTYPTYTPKPSWVSSTFDSKPTPAANQYTTYDSKPAPAATQYNSAYDSKPTPASTQYNQYSTTKKESNESYQTSTQPFSSSYVPPPWEQDSSYIAGNQCYYEPPPPTTYTPSPNPSWKPTQPASKFTKPKPTSYIPPAPNQSFVKPVSSSDLNVLPGRKTYYSEYERRYISVPESTYIPTETKYQAQPDPSPQFYYDNNEPVEPVEPQWRKELREFTEKTSQTTITQTEKTSVKPPWEEDPKYATGYTNTSTVTPSWTQTLRPRSWRERSYETEYIGSKEWPKTNTLGRGRPHSSYVRNNVDTIRERTRGVSVDRYNPNSYQPPLPSEHPPVQSHTLTQSIHPKAYHNPSVPAYHSRTSAESREQTTPYIQRTWSESKAPPVQSRSFKYLQWITGTED; this is encoded by the exons ATGAACCCTCCGTCAGCATTGTACGGCGCGATGAATAAAGAACGGAAGCCATTCACGTATACGCCGGGAGGGCTCGACCTCACGGAGATCAAATCGGAACGAATGGCCCAGAGGTTGATGAGGAACGCAATGAATCAGGGTCTTCCTGAGACTCAAATCCAGACAGTACAATCACCGCCAGTTCAATTCAACCATAGTGCAATACCGAATTTTAATTGTTTGCCAGTACAAGTTTTTCCAACGTTTGCTCTACCAGCgaatcctaaatctttattaaGAAGTAGAAGTAACCCAGATCCACCAAAAGAACTTCCGATAAATAAAACACCGGCCCCGTCTCTTTTTATTTCAGACAATAAAGACAGAGATCAAGACAAAGTCGTAAACAAACCATCTTTATtgtctttaaataataatgggtCAGTTTCAACAAACGATAGCAAGTGTATATCGAATACTTCTTCGTTATTTCAACCAGCAAGCTATATCCCCGATAGTCGTGCAGAAATAACATTACCTGAAAAAAGTTTTGATGCCGAGTATTTTATACTCGAACCTCACGGTAATATTAAACTGACgggaaatgaaattaataaaatagaagaCAATTACAAACCAGTTTCGAATATTTTCGGGGATACTGCTTTTAATATTGAGAAAGATCCAGAACCATTAGCATCTCCGGCTTCACAAGAGAGAACAGCAAATGATACTGAACAG AAAGTGAAAGTAATCAAAAAACAAACCAAGACTTCAGAAAATGAAGCAGAACAAAACGGTGATACTGAAGCAGCCATAGTAGTTAAATTACCATCAAAAAAATCATCAGCGAAGACAGAGACAAAAGTAgaagttctaaaaaaaatattgcctgATGGATCAATAGAAGAagttaaaacaacaacaacgaaGACAACTATAGATggtaaaactgaaataaaaaaagaaacggaAACTAGAATATTACCAAAAGAAGAAGACAATGATACCGTCGAAATTGAAGAGGAAGAAGAAGAGGAAAATGAAGATGTAGTCATTGAAGAAAATGAAGTAGaacaaaatgatgatgaagagttAGAAAGTAATACCAATGTTAATTCAAAAGATGAGTCAAAAGAAGAAATGCAAAATGagcttgaaataaaagaaaatggacATATTATTAGTGGAGAAGAAAAGGTTGAAATTAGTACCACAAAGAAAGTAGTAATTACTCAGTCTACAGATCAAGAATCAGAGAAAGagcaagaagaagaagaagaagaggagGAGGAAGAAGAAATACAAGATGGTGATGTTGAAGTAGAACaagttattgtattaaaaaaagtcaATGAAAGCAAACTGGATAAAAATGATCAAAATGATAGTGATGACGTTGAAGAAATTAATGTAGACAAAGAAATAGAGGGTGCCGAGGAAGAAGAGGAAGAAGTAATTGAGGAAGAGAATGTAGAAGAAGAACAAGAAAGTGCAacacaagaaattaaaaaagatgCTCAAGATGCTGACGAAGACAAAGAAGTAGAAGTCGAAAAAGCTGAAGCAGAAGAAGTTGAAGCTGAAGAAGTTGAGGCTGAAGAAGTTGAAGCTGAAGAAGTTGAAGGAGAAGAAATTGAAACTGAAGAAATTGATGCAGAGAATGAACCAAATGAAGTAGAGGTTGAGAAACAAGAGGAAGACAAGGATCTACCTCAAGAAAACAATACAACGACCATTTCTTCTAAGGAAAATGATAAGCTGGATCAAGAGGAAGCTGAAAATGAAGAAGGAGAAAAACAAGATAAAAATGAGGAAGAAAATGTAGACTTGTCAACAACGGCACCTATTCAAGAAGAGTCACTGCCTGATAATCAAAATACAACAGTATCAAAAGATGATTCGCCTAAACAAGAGCCAAAAGATGAACAAGAACGTTTAGTCAAAATAACTTTAGAGCAAAAAGAACCAAAAGTATCATTTCGGGAGCCATCAGTTCCTCTTGAAAAAGTAGAAGACGTAGAGATTAAACCAATTGGCCCCGctcaagaaataataaaaaaatgtcacacaGAAATTATAACTACTACAAAAGATGAACCTACGGGAGCTTTGAGTACTCAAACTAATTATAACAGAATCGAAAACATTGTCACTGTGAACCGTACTACCAAAACGTTAGACCATTCTTATGAACCAGAACTAAATATTCCTGCTGCTGTAAAACCTTTTTATGTACCCCCTAATGATCGTATTTTATCGACTCCTCAACCAATTTCTAGACCATATCAACCTGTATACACGCCAGAGCCTCAAACCGAAAGGAGACATAGTTTACTTCTTGACCGACTAAGTATAGAACGCCAAATACCAATACAGCAGTCAGATATCTATCAAAATAACTACCAATATAGTAACCAAAACTACGAGCAAAATCAATGGTCACAGGAGCCTCAATCAGAAGTATTGACTGTGAGCAACGTTAAGCCAAGTACGATAACTAAAAACCAGCAATGGTATCAACAAAGTAAAAGAGAAGAAAATATTACTTCTAACATTGTAACGCCTACACCAATTATGCCTAGCCAACTGTCGCAACCACAGACACAACCACAGGTTCAGACGCAACCACAGTATCAAAATTACGTGCAACCTCAGTACACGCCAAAGCCAGAGCCCCAACCAACTTATACAGATTTCAGTAAACAGAATTCATTTAAAAGTACCAACTTGCAACAGAATACTTATCCAACATACACACCAAAACCAAGTTGGGTAAGCAGTACTTTCGATTCGAAACCTACCCCTGCTGCTAATCAATATACTACTTATGATTCAAAACCAGCCCCTGCCGCGACTCAATACAACAGTGCTTACGATTCTAAACCAACCCCTGCCTCTACCCAATACAATCAGTATTCAACAACAAAGAAGGAATCTAATGAAAGTTATCAAACATCAACGCAACCATTTTCTTCCTCTTATGTTCCTCCACCTTGGGAACAAGATTCTAGTTACATAGCAGGTAACCAGTGTTACTACGAACCACCACCGCCAACTACTTATACTCCTAGTCCGAATCCATCATGGAAACCTACACAACCAGCGAGTAAATTTACTAAACCAAAACCTACTTCATATATTCCTCCTGCACCTAATCAATCTTTTGTTAAACCAGTATCAAGTTCCGATTTGAACGTATTACCTGGTCGTAAAACATACTACAGTGAGTATGAAAGACGTTACATATCTGTACCAGAGTCGACGTACATACCAACTGAAACAAAGTACCAAGCTCAGCCTGATCCTTCACCCCAGTTTTATTACGATAACAATGAACCAGTTGAACCAGTAGAACCACAATGGAGAAAAGAGTTAAGGGAATTCACCGAGAAAACGTCCCAAACTACCATAACACAAACAGAAAAAACTTCAGTGAAACCACCATGGGAAGAAGATCCCAAGTATGCCACAGGATATACGAATACATCGACAGTCACCCCGAGTTGGACTCAGACGTTAAGGCCTAGGTCCTGGCGAGAAAGAAGTTATGAAACCGAGTACATTGGATCTAAAGAATGGCCAAAGACTAACACTCTTGGTCGTGGACGTCCACATAGTTCATATGTAAGAAACAATGTGGACACAATCAGGGAACGAACCAGAGGTGTATCGGTTGATCGATACAATCCCAACAGTTATCAACCACCGTTGCCATCGGAACATCCGCCTGTACAAAGCCACACGTTGACTCAGAGCATTCATCCGAAGGCTTACCATAACCCTAGCGTGCCTGCATACCACTCCCGAACCTCTGCTGAATCTAG AGAGCAAACGACACCTTACATCCAGCGTACGTGGTCAGAGTCAAAAGCTCCGCCCGTCCAATCAAGATCGTTCAAATACCTCCAATGGATAACTGGCACTGAGGATTAA
- the LOC112054059 gene encoding probable serine/threonine-protein kinase kinX isoform X3, whose protein sequence is MLHVFTLPHQRSLKNALIFIKKVKVIKKQTKTSENEAEQNGDTEAAIVVKLPSKKSSAKTETKVEVLKKILPDGSIEEVKTTTTKTTIDGKTEIKKETETRILPKEEDNDTVEIEEEEEEENEDVVIEENEVEQNDDEELESNTNVNSKDESKEEMQNELEIKENGHIISGEEKVEISTTKKVVITQSTDQESEKEQEEEEEEEEEEEIQDGDVEVEQVIVLKKVNESKLDKNDQNDSDDVEEINVDKEIEGAEEEEEEVIEEENVEEEQESATQEIKKDAQDADEDKEVEVEKAEAEEVEAEEVEAEEVEAEEVEGEEIETEEIDAENEPNEVEVEKQEEDKDLPQENNTTTISSKENDKLDQEEAENEEGEKQDKNEEENVDLSTTAPIQEESLPDNQNTTVSKDDSPKQEPKDEQERLVKITLEQKEPKVSFREPSVPLEKVEDVEIKPIGPAQEIIKKCHTEIITTTKDEPTGALSTQTNYNRIENIVTVNRTTKTLDHSYEPELNIPAAVKPFYVPPNDRILSTPQPISRPYQPVYTPEPQTERRHSLLLDRLSIERQIPIQQSDIYQNNYQYSNQNYEQNQWSQEPQSEVLTVSNVKPSTITKNQQWYQQSKREENITSNIVTPTPIMPSQLSQPQTQPQVQTQPQYQNYVQPQYTPKPEPQPTYTDFSKQNSFKSTNLQQNTYPTYTPKPSWVSSTFDSKPTPAANQYTTYDSKPAPAATQYNSAYDSKPTPASTQYNQYSTTKKESNESYQTSTQPFSSSYVPPPWEQDSSYIAGNQCYYEPPPPTTYTPSPNPSWKPTQPASKFTKPKPTSYIPPAPNQSFVKPVSSSDLNVLPGRKTYYSEYERRYISVPESTYIPTETKYQAQPDPSPQFYYDNNEPVEPVEPQWRKELREFTEKTSQTTITQTEKTSVKPPWEEDPKYATGYTNTSTVTPSWTQTLRPRSWRERSYETEYIGSKEWPKTNTLGRGRPHSSYVRNNVDTIRERTRGVSVDRYNPNSYQPPLPSEHPPVQSHTLTQSIHPKAYHNPSVPAYHSRTSAESREQTTPYIQRTWSESKAPPVQSRSFKYLQWITGTED, encoded by the exons ATGTTACACGTATTTACTCTACCACATCAAAGATCTCTAAAGAATGCACTAATATTTATT aaGAAAGTGAAAGTAATCAAAAAACAAACCAAGACTTCAGAAAATGAAGCAGAACAAAACGGTGATACTGAAGCAGCCATAGTAGTTAAATTACCATCAAAAAAATCATCAGCGAAGACAGAGACAAAAGTAgaagttctaaaaaaaatattgcctgATGGATCAATAGAAGAagttaaaacaacaacaacgaaGACAACTATAGATggtaaaactgaaataaaaaaagaaacggaAACTAGAATATTACCAAAAGAAGAAGACAATGATACCGTCGAAATTGAAGAGGAAGAAGAAGAGGAAAATGAAGATGTAGTCATTGAAGAAAATGAAGTAGaacaaaatgatgatgaagagttAGAAAGTAATACCAATGTTAATTCAAAAGATGAGTCAAAAGAAGAAATGCAAAATGagcttgaaataaaagaaaatggacATATTATTAGTGGAGAAGAAAAGGTTGAAATTAGTACCACAAAGAAAGTAGTAATTACTCAGTCTACAGATCAAGAATCAGAGAAAGagcaagaagaagaagaagaagaggagGAGGAAGAAGAAATACAAGATGGTGATGTTGAAGTAGAACaagttattgtattaaaaaaagtcaATGAAAGCAAACTGGATAAAAATGATCAAAATGATAGTGATGACGTTGAAGAAATTAATGTAGACAAAGAAATAGAGGGTGCCGAGGAAGAAGAGGAAGAAGTAATTGAGGAAGAGAATGTAGAAGAAGAACAAGAAAGTGCAacacaagaaattaaaaaagatgCTCAAGATGCTGACGAAGACAAAGAAGTAGAAGTCGAAAAAGCTGAAGCAGAAGAAGTTGAAGCTGAAGAAGTTGAGGCTGAAGAAGTTGAAGCTGAAGAAGTTGAAGGAGAAGAAATTGAAACTGAAGAAATTGATGCAGAGAATGAACCAAATGAAGTAGAGGTTGAGAAACAAGAGGAAGACAAGGATCTACCTCAAGAAAACAATACAACGACCATTTCTTCTAAGGAAAATGATAAGCTGGATCAAGAGGAAGCTGAAAATGAAGAAGGAGAAAAACAAGATAAAAATGAGGAAGAAAATGTAGACTTGTCAACAACGGCACCTATTCAAGAAGAGTCACTGCCTGATAATCAAAATACAACAGTATCAAAAGATGATTCGCCTAAACAAGAGCCAAAAGATGAACAAGAACGTTTAGTCAAAATAACTTTAGAGCAAAAAGAACCAAAAGTATCATTTCGGGAGCCATCAGTTCCTCTTGAAAAAGTAGAAGACGTAGAGATTAAACCAATTGGCCCCGctcaagaaataataaaaaaatgtcacacaGAAATTATAACTACTACAAAAGATGAACCTACGGGAGCTTTGAGTACTCAAACTAATTATAACAGAATCGAAAACATTGTCACTGTGAACCGTACTACCAAAACGTTAGACCATTCTTATGAACCAGAACTAAATATTCCTGCTGCTGTAAAACCTTTTTATGTACCCCCTAATGATCGTATTTTATCGACTCCTCAACCAATTTCTAGACCATATCAACCTGTATACACGCCAGAGCCTCAAACCGAAAGGAGACATAGTTTACTTCTTGACCGACTAAGTATAGAACGCCAAATACCAATACAGCAGTCAGATATCTATCAAAATAACTACCAATATAGTAACCAAAACTACGAGCAAAATCAATGGTCACAGGAGCCTCAATCAGAAGTATTGACTGTGAGCAACGTTAAGCCAAGTACGATAACTAAAAACCAGCAATGGTATCAACAAAGTAAAAGAGAAGAAAATATTACTTCTAACATTGTAACGCCTACACCAATTATGCCTAGCCAACTGTCGCAACCACAGACACAACCACAGGTTCAGACGCAACCACAGTATCAAAATTACGTGCAACCTCAGTACACGCCAAAGCCAGAGCCCCAACCAACTTATACAGATTTCAGTAAACAGAATTCATTTAAAAGTACCAACTTGCAACAGAATACTTATCCAACATACACACCAAAACCAAGTTGGGTAAGCAGTACTTTCGATTCGAAACCTACCCCTGCTGCTAATCAATATACTACTTATGATTCAAAACCAGCCCCTGCCGCGACTCAATACAACAGTGCTTACGATTCTAAACCAACCCCTGCCTCTACCCAATACAATCAGTATTCAACAACAAAGAAGGAATCTAATGAAAGTTATCAAACATCAACGCAACCATTTTCTTCCTCTTATGTTCCTCCACCTTGGGAACAAGATTCTAGTTACATAGCAGGTAACCAGTGTTACTACGAACCACCACCGCCAACTACTTATACTCCTAGTCCGAATCCATCATGGAAACCTACACAACCAGCGAGTAAATTTACTAAACCAAAACCTACTTCATATATTCCTCCTGCACCTAATCAATCTTTTGTTAAACCAGTATCAAGTTCCGATTTGAACGTATTACCTGGTCGTAAAACATACTACAGTGAGTATGAAAGACGTTACATATCTGTACCAGAGTCGACGTACATACCAACTGAAACAAAGTACCAAGCTCAGCCTGATCCTTCACCCCAGTTTTATTACGATAACAATGAACCAGTTGAACCAGTAGAACCACAATGGAGAAAAGAGTTAAGGGAATTCACCGAGAAAACGTCCCAAACTACCATAACACAAACAGAAAAAACTTCAGTGAAACCACCATGGGAAGAAGATCCCAAGTATGCCACAGGATATACGAATACATCGACAGTCACCCCGAGTTGGACTCAGACGTTAAGGCCTAGGTCCTGGCGAGAAAGAAGTTATGAAACCGAGTACATTGGATCTAAAGAATGGCCAAAGACTAACACTCTTGGTCGTGGACGTCCACATAGTTCATATGTAAGAAACAATGTGGACACAATCAGGGAACGAACCAGAGGTGTATCGGTTGATCGATACAATCCCAACAGTTATCAACCACCGTTGCCATCGGAACATCCGCCTGTACAAAGCCACACGTTGACTCAGAGCATTCATCCGAAGGCTTACCATAACCCTAGCGTGCCTGCATACCACTCCCGAACCTCTGCTGAATCTAG AGAGCAAACGACACCTTACATCCAGCGTACGTGGTCAGAGTCAAAAGCTCCGCCCGTCCAATCAAGATCGTTCAAATACCTCCAATGGATAACTGGCACTGAGGATTAA